From a region of the Macrobrachium nipponense isolate FS-2020 chromosome 20, ASM1510439v2, whole genome shotgun sequence genome:
- the LOC135225084 gene encoding uncharacterized protein LOC135225084 → MEECMILATQMCTTDTVKESKKGNGAHHVSETFNISKRSENGDLLGDSGFSSARGTAHETSKGFGRPGKVKSSDNLANKSFKGNAYASRFDDFASTSDSQKLNATKTYQNSGRVYNSIPIKGNNVNKGTPVVQPSTSKDNFRDESQNVSKWTDSDVAKLQEEIQLKQGEISMLRSELKRKETALAAERLERCSIVDQAEKRGREKAALATVEAEKKIKHISKTVEKLQDELHFKNREIEELEGQCRRLERQTQQQSISPSQKSRKDISAVEKSPGKSSSSFKNHFDFSTSVSKKNMAAQTEVLKESKKRPKLEVTFPRGRARLSRQIVCLFSNDALERFSKSSSHSGRWALNDEWRNILSQMVLDYEDGDNVQKQLLALSIQRLEEVHTIFASNKVDGSRSPPTNFDPVDSYESLVVPALAILKSLTTTQFTDLLQKAIEVVCSHLLQISYRDLIINEHMWPLTLQALSQLSRIITQIDKTICVLLAEKLRDFCKNNCSNEKLMSLLQVLQDSAHHKHFAESLCTK, encoded by the exons ATGGAAGAATGCATGATTTTAGCCACACAGATGTGCACTACCGATACAGTCAAGGAGAGCAAAAAAGGAAACGGTGCTCATCATGTTTCTGAAACTTTTAACATTTCCAAGAGAAGTGAGAATGGTGACTTATTAGGGGATAGTGGCTTTTCAAGCGCAAGAGGCACAGCGCATGAAACTTCTAAAGGGTTTGGTAGGCCAGGAAAGGTCAAGAGCTCAGATAATCTTGCAAATAAATCCTTTAAAGGTAATGCATATGCAAGCAGATTTGATGATTTTGCATCAACTTCTGATTCTCAAAAATTAAATGCTACCAAAACATACCAGAATTCTGGTAGAGTATACAACTCCATTCCTATAAAAGGGAATAATGTCAACAAAGGGACCCCAGTTGTTCAACCAAGCACCAGCAAAGACAACTTCAGGGATGAATctcaaaatgtatccaaatggACAGACAGTGATGTAGCAAAGCTTCAGGAAGAGATTCAGTTGAAACAAGGTGAAATATCTATGCTAAGATCAGaactgaaaaggaaggagacagccTTAGCTGCTGAGAGATTAGAAAGATGTAGTATTGTAGATCAAGcagaaaagagaggaagagaaaaggctGCTTTAGCAACGGTAgaagcagaaaagaaaataaagcacATCAGCAAAACGGTAGAGAAACTTCAAGATGAACTTCATTTCAAGAATCGGGAAATAGAGGAACTTGAAGGCCAGTGTCGACGTTTAGAGAGGCAGACTCAGCAGCAATCAATTTCACCGTCTCAGAAAAGCAGAAAAGACATTTCAGCTGTTGAAAAATCTCCTGGAAAGTCCAGTTCTAGTTTCAAAAACCATTTTGATTTTAGCACTTCTGTCAGCAAGAAGAACATGGCAGCGCAAACAGAAGTGCTGAAAGAGAGTAAAAAAAGGCCAAAGTTAGAGGTAACTTTTCCAAGAGGCAGGGCTCGCTTAAGTCGACAGATAGTCTGCTTATTTTCCAATGATGCATTAGAAAGATTCAGCAAGTCATCCAGCCACTCTGGTAGGTGGGCTCTTAATGACGAATGGAGAAATATTTTGAGCCAAATGGTTTTGGATTATGAAGATGGTGACAATGTACAAAAACAGTTGTTAGCCCTTAGTATTCAAAGGCTTGAAGAAGTACACACCATTTTTGCATCTAACAAAGTTGATGGTTCAAGATCACCCCCAACAAATTTTGATCCAGTTGATTCGTACGAAAGTCTTGTAGTTCCTGCTCTTGCAATTTTGAAGTCCTTAACCACCACTCAGTTTACAGATCTGTTACAAAAAGCCATTGAAGTTGTTTGCTCACATTTGCTTCAGATCTCTTATAGAGATTTGATCATTAATGAGCATATGTGGCCTCTTACTCTACAAGCTTTAAGTCAGCTATCAAGAATCATTACTCAGATTGACAAGACCAT atgtGTGTTGTTAGCTGAGAAATTGAGGGACTTTTGCAAAAATAACTGCTCCAATGAGAAGCTTATGTCATTACTACAAGTGCTTCAAGACTCGGCACATCATAAGCACTTCGCAGAAAGTTTATGTACTAAATGA